From one Triticum aestivum cultivar Chinese Spring chromosome 4B, IWGSC CS RefSeq v2.1, whole genome shotgun sequence genomic stretch:
- the LOC123094782 gene encoding transcription termination factor MTEF1, chloroplastic-like has translation MEELLLRHGRLSRPVATRRLRIVAVALRSRPSSSLAVPGLPPATAPAPAPALEHVLPSPHVAADAAAVLLEAGMRPEDLRRAAGMCPELMSVPVETITAALRFLTDEAGVPTEELPRVLRGRPRLLVSSAAARLRPTLYFLWALGVPDLHRRADLLSFSVEDKLLPRIEFLESLGLPSPAACSMARRFPALFYYGIDGNMRPKAEYLLGVMGRLLTDADELFDFLEYFSYALDTRIATHHEACTARGVRMPLPTLLRPGEPKFEDCLAGCVGSTPPRRRSPLWHAYWVDGDGAGVGAVVEKAKRDDAIVASYRYVHY, from the exons ATGGAAGAACTCCTGTTGCGCCACGGCCGCCTCTCGAGGCCGGTGGCAACCCGCCGCCTCCGCATCGTCGCCGTCGCGCTAAGGTCCAGACCGAGCAGCAGCCTCGCTGTCCCTGGGTTGCCGCCCgcgacggcgccggcgccggcgcctgcCCTAGAGCACGTGCTACCGTCGCCACATGTGGCCGCAGACGCCGCAGCTGTCCTGCTCGAGGCGGGCATGCGCCCGGAGGATCTCCGACGCGCGGCGGGGATGTGCCCCGAGCTGATGTCCGTGCCCGTCGAGACCATCACGGCCGCGCTGCGGTTCCTGACCGACGAGGCCGGAGTGCCCACCGAGGAGCTGCCGCGCGTGCTGAGGGGACGCCCACGCCTGCTCGTGTCCTCCGCCGCGGCGCGTCTCCGGCCGACGCTCTACTTCCTCTGGGCGCTTGGCGTGCCCGACCTCCACCGCCGTGCCGACCTGCTCTCCTTCTCCGTGGAGGACAAGCTGCTCCCGCGGATCGAGTTCCTCGAGTCGCTGGGCCTCCCCTCCCCCGCCGCGTGCTCCATGGCACGCCGCTTCCCGGCGCTATTCTACTACGGCATTGACGGCAACATGCGGCCCAAGGCTGAGTACCTTCTGGGCGTCATGGGCC GGCTCCTAACAGACGCCGACGAGCTCTTCGACTTCCTGGAGTACTTCTCCTACGCGCTCGACACGCGCATCGCGACGCACCACGAGGCCTGCACTGCGCGCGGCGTGAGGATGCCGCTGCCCACCTTGCTCCGGCCTGGGGAGCCCAAGTTCGAGGACTGCCTCGCGGGCTGCGTCGGCTCCACGCCGCCACGGCGGCGGTCTCCCCTTTGGCACGCCTATTGGGTGGATGGCGACGGCGCCGGCGTCGGCGCAGTGGTAGAGAAGGCGAAACGTGACGACGCGATCGTGGCATCATACCGCTATGTGCATTATTAG